From Caloranaerobacter sp. TR13, a single genomic window includes:
- a CDS encoding acyl-CoA dehydratase activase codes for MIRSSCGYSIGIDAGSVATKGVLFSGELVKEVIIPTGWSPRKASEEVCKLLIEKGNIKRDEVKKIIATGYGRVSIDFADKTVTEITCHAKGAYYINNRVRTILDIGGQDSKIISLDENGNVCDFFMNDKCAAGTGRFLQVMTNLLGSEIDELDRLAEQAEPEKISSMCTVFAESEIISLLAKGASKESIAAGIIESIANRAVSMLNKIKIVDEVAFTGGVARSCILTKSIERKIKKSIYIAPNTQIIGALGAAVIGWEMLNSRGN; via the coding sequence TTGATAAGAAGTTCATGTGGGTACTCAATAGGAATAGATGCAGGTTCAGTTGCAACGAAGGGAGTCCTTTTTAGTGGAGAATTAGTTAAAGAAGTTATTATACCTACGGGTTGGAGTCCTAGAAAAGCATCTGAAGAAGTTTGTAAATTGCTAATAGAAAAAGGGAACATAAAAAGAGATGAAGTAAAAAAAATTATTGCAACAGGGTATGGAAGAGTTTCAATAGATTTTGCAGATAAGACAGTTACTGAAATAACATGTCATGCTAAAGGTGCATATTATATAAATAACAGAGTAAGAACTATACTTGATATAGGTGGTCAAGATAGTAAAATAATTAGCTTAGATGAGAATGGAAATGTTTGTGACTTTTTTATGAATGATAAATGTGCAGCAGGTACAGGACGATTTCTTCAGGTTATGACTAATTTACTTGGTTCTGAGATAGATGAATTGGATAGATTAGCCGAACAAGCAGAACCAGAGAAAATATCAAGCATGTGTACCGTATTTGCAGAATCTGAAATTATCAGCCTTCTTGCAAAAGGTGCTTCTAAAGAATCAATTGCAGCTGGAATCATAGAATCAATAGCAAATAGAGCGGTTTCTATGTTAAATAAAATAAAAATAGTTGATGAGGTAGCATTTACAGGTGGTGTTGCAAGAAGTTGCATATTAACAAAATCTATCGAGAGAAAAATAAAAAAATCAATTTATATTGCTCCAAATACACAAATCATAGGAGCTTTAGGTGCAGCTGTAATTGGATGGGAAATGCTAAATTCAAGAGGGAATTAA
- a CDS encoding DUF3343 domain-containing protein: MGGQLNCYILFPSHTDGLALEKILKSEKIKYTIVPTPRELSKSCGITIMINPDYEEMVRKILNINPEIKVNGIYTIERKRRGWF, translated from the coding sequence ATGGGAGGACAATTAAATTGTTATATATTATTTCCATCCCATACTGATGGGTTAGCTTTAGAAAAGATTTTGAAATCCGAAAAGATTAAATATACTATTGTGCCTACTCCTAGAGAATTAAGTAAAAGTTGTGGTATAACTATAATGATTAATCCTGATTATGAAGAAATGGTTAGGAAAATTTTAAATATTAATCCTGAAATAAAGGTTAATGGCATTTATACTATCGAAAGGAAAAGGAGAGGCTGGTTTTGA
- a CDS encoding autorepressor SdpR family transcription factor → MNKIFKALADPTRRKILELLKEKDLTAGEIADFFNISKPSISHHLNILKNVGLVLSEKVGQNIYYSLNTTAFQEIMKWIFDFMERRDNDEDK, encoded by the coding sequence GTGAATAAAATATTTAAAGCTTTAGCAGACCCTACTAGAAGAAAAATTTTAGAGTTACTAAAAGAAAAGGACTTAACAGCTGGAGAAATTGCAGATTTTTTTAATATAAGCAAACCATCTATTAGCCATCATTTAAATATTCTAAAAAACGTAGGATTAGTTTTAAGTGAAAAGGTTGGTCAAAACATATATTATTCTTTAAACACGACAGCATTTCAAGAAATTATGAAGTGGATATTTGATTTTATGGAAAGGAGAGATAATGATGAAGATAAATAA